Proteins encoded within one genomic window of Rossellomorea vietnamensis:
- a CDS encoding alpha/beta hydrolase family protein, with product MIVKKTLFPSPNPHVKLYEITYISSGLRVKGLLAEPVLKGTYDGFLYLRGGIKGVGMVRPARIAQFASHGFIVFAPYYRGNLGGEGNEDFAGDDRQDAVAGVELLRNHSRVAKNRIHVFGFSRGGVMALMAGIESRDVTSIVTWGGVSDMFLTYDERKDMRRMMKRVIGGSPNKVPERYEWRTPLYSLENLEAPVLIIHGEKDQNVSVEHAYRLEKRLKELGKRVSSHYFKEFTHYFPPRKNQEIVSLLASWMKNQ from the coding sequence ATGATCGTGAAGAAAACGTTGTTTCCCTCTCCGAACCCTCATGTCAAATTATATGAAATCACCTATATATCCTCGGGACTGAGGGTGAAGGGCTTGCTGGCAGAGCCTGTTTTAAAAGGTACATACGATGGTTTCCTTTATTTAAGGGGAGGGATCAAAGGTGTCGGCATGGTCAGGCCCGCCAGGATCGCTCAGTTCGCATCACACGGATTCATCGTGTTTGCGCCATATTACAGGGGGAACCTAGGGGGAGAAGGGAATGAAGATTTCGCCGGGGATGACCGACAAGATGCTGTTGCAGGAGTGGAACTGTTGAGAAATCACTCCCGGGTGGCAAAGAATCGTATCCATGTTTTCGGCTTCTCGAGGGGCGGCGTCATGGCCCTGATGGCAGGGATCGAGTCGAGGGACGTGACGTCCATCGTCACATGGGGAGGTGTGTCTGATATGTTCTTGACGTATGATGAACGAAAGGACATGCGGAGAATGATGAAGAGGGTGATCGGGGGAAGTCCGAATAAAGTGCCCGAACGATACGAATGGAGGACTCCCCTGTATTCACTTGAAAACCTTGAGGCCCCGGTCTTGATCATTCATGGTGAAAAAGATCAGAACGTTTCCGTCGAGCATGCATATAGATTAGAAAAAAGATTGAAGGAGCTCGGGAAGCGGGTTTCGTCCCATTATTTCAAAGAGTTTACGCACTACTTTCCGCCACGGAAGAATCAAGAAATCGTTTCCCTGCTGGCATCATGGATGAAAAATCAATAA
- a CDS encoding DUF2584 domain-containing protein, translated as MGMGLELNTMIVTKGKEVRKEENLFQLQKDGYRLYPMHLPIDVKKTKHSDPSGFGRIEKMEWKDEKTTIVYRLISLNSTN; from the coding sequence ATGGGCATGGGTCTGGAATTGAATACGATGATTGTGACTAAAGGAAAAGAAGTGAGAAAAGAAGAGAATCTGTTTCAGCTTCAAAAGGACGGATACCGGCTCTATCCGATGCATCTTCCCATAGATGTGAAAAAAACGAAGCACAGTGATCCGAGTGGTTTCGGAAGAATTGAAAAGATGGAGTGGAAGGATGAGAAGACGACGATCGTCTACCGGCTCATTTCCCTCAATTCCACCAATTGA